In one Drosophila pseudoobscura strain MV-25-SWS-2005 chromosome X, UCI_Dpse_MV25, whole genome shotgun sequence genomic region, the following are encoded:
- the LOC4814410 gene encoding uncharacterized protein — protein sequence MLLLTGICLALGIAGALLGLATKLLGLKPPLVFGKYPLKGLFYRVKYGIALLVLRQLRYRIYRRNEEELGSAEHLAKVDKPQQLSDDPKSYDVVSFMAANAEGQKLMVTLERRRRGVLKAALYLWLPSEGLLSSPRLPDMAHFTTDGSEESSEFRGEGFHIYPEESMRVWRIKYDGVLSRKEEQVPVQINLRFESPSAAHFDYSRDLSSNLIADSIAREAWNERFYGMLRSVTHIMEKRTHYEQNGELSGSLELDGKKMDLQLRGFRDHSFGTERCLSSINRYVYFALFLDDGSSMVVGNLSQPSFFLSSLKVGYVCSPAGVYQPIKSSNFELYSYGERGTPPQHQNFIVCTEERDYLVQIRVEESALRYVGGDWESKVYNQFVSCTVNGVAGQGHAEFLYRHQGGRPEAVSSRDPPWYQRIKHFERCLSNLDPSADKEEFVF from the coding sequence ATGTTGCTATTGACGGGCATCTGCCTGGCCTTGGGCATAGCGGGGGCCCTGCTCGGGCTAGCCACCAAGCTGCTGGGCCTGAAACCGCCGCTTGTCTTCGGAAAGTACCCCCTGAAGGGCCTCTTCTACCGCGTCAAGTACGGGATCGCTCTGCTGGTGTTGCGACAGCTGCGGTACCGCATCTACCGCCGGAACGAGGAGGAGTTGGGCTCCGCAGAGCATCTGGCGAAGGTGGACAAGCCGCAGCAGCTGAGCGATGACCCGAAGAGCTACGACGTGGTCAGCTTTATGGCGGCCAATGCCGAGGGCCAGAAGCTGATGGTCACCCTCGAAAGGCGCCGCCGAGGAGTGCTCAAGGCGGCGCTCTATCTGTGGCTGCCCTCCGAGGGTCTGCTCAGCTCCCCACGGCTGCCGGACATGGCCCACTTCACGACGGATGGCAGCGAGGAGAGCAGCGAGTTCCGTGGCGAGGGTTTCCACATTTATCCAGAGGAGTCCATGCGAGTCTGGCGGATCAAGTACGACGGCGTGCTCTCCAGAAAGGAGGAGCAGGTGCCGGTACAAATCAATCTACGGTTCGAGAGCCCCAGCGCGGCTCATTTTGACTACAGCCGGGACCTGAGCTCCAACCTGATAGCCGACTCGATAGCCAGGGAGGCCTGGAACGAGCGCTTCTACGGGATGCTTCGGTCTGTGACCCACATCATGGAGAAGCGCACCCACTACGAGCAGAACGGCGAGCTCTCCGGGTCACTAGAGCTCGACGGAAAGAAGATGGATCTCCAGCTGCGTGGATTCCGGGACCACAGCTTCGGCACCGAGCGCTGCCTGAGCTCCATCAATCGCTACGTATACTTTGCTCTCTTCCTGGACGACGGCAGCAGCATGGTCGTGGGCAATCTCAGCCAGCCCTCCTTCTTCCTCTCCTCGCTGAAGGTGGGCTACGTATGCAGCCCCGCGGGCGTCTACCAGCCCATAAAAAGCAGCAACTTTGAGCTGTACTCCTACGGGGAGAGGGGCACACCGCCCCAGCATCAGAACTTCATCGTCTGCACCGAGGAGCGGGACTATCTGGTTCAGATCCGTGTCGAGGAGTCCGCCCTGCGCTATGTGGGCGGCGACTGGGAGTCCAAGGTCTACAACCAATTCGTCTCCTGCACAGTCAATGGCGTTGCCGGCCAAGGTCACGCCGAGTTCCTCTACCGTCACCAGGGCGGCCGACCCGAGGCAGTCTCTAGCCGAGATCCACCCTGGTACCAGCGCATCAAGCACTTCGAGCGCTGCCTCAGCAACTTGGACCCATCTGCCGACAAGGAGGAATTTGTCTTCTAA